The following proteins come from a genomic window of Chaetodon auriga isolate fChaAug3 chromosome 16, fChaAug3.hap1, whole genome shotgun sequence:
- the LOC143333848 gene encoding transmembrane emp24 domain-containing protein 1-like, with amino-acid sequence MWLQSRLQSAIGRHRRWLHSFSFDQGTFNCQAEYESKQWTTWTINCEQRMMKVSVELCLLACLSLTVSLTLGLGSNQNIEFTFLLPAGSTECFHQTTARSDSMEVEYQVLAGSGLDVGFTLISPSGYRLVSDFRRSDGIHTVDATEGGDYRFCFDNSFSKLSEKMVFFEVIINGQSGAGGGQDEWADVTVTESMVEYTLQDIRAKMDSVHRHLERSRQVQTVLRAFEARDRYLLEDNLWRVSFWSCLNLLVMLTVAVTQIYTLRRLFDDTKRFRS; translated from the exons ATGTGGCTGCAGTCCAGACTGCAGAGCGCTATTGGTCGACACAGACGATGGCTCCACTCGTTCAGCTTTGATCAAGGAACCTTTAACTGTCAGGCAGAGTATGAGAGTAAGCAA TGGACTACATGGACTATAAACTGTGAGCAGAGGATGATGAAAGTGTCTGTAGAGCTGTGTTTGCTGGCATGTTTAAGTCTGACTGTAAGCTTGACTTTGGGTTTGGGGTCAAACCAAAACATAGAATTTACATTTCTATTACCTGCTGGCAGCACAGAGTGTTTTCACCAAACCACTGCAAGGAGCGACAGCATGGAAGTTGAATATCAG GTGCTGGCTGGGTCGGGTCTGGATGTCGGCTTTACCCTCATCTCACCCAGCGGGTACAGGCTGGTCTCTGACTTTAGGAGATCTGATGGCATTCACAC GGTGGATGCCACAGAGGGTGGAGACTACCGTTTCTGTTTCGATAACAGCTTTAGTAAACTGTCAGAGAAGATGGTGTTCTTTGAGGTGATCATTAATGGTCAGAGCGGCGCAGGTGGGGGCCAAGATGAGTGGGCAGACGTGACTGTGACGGAGAGCATGGTGGAGTACACACTGCAGGACATCAGG gccAAGATGGACTCTGTGCACAGGCATCTGGAGAGGAGCCGCCAGGTCCAGACTGTGCTGCGGGCGTTTGAGGCGAGGGACCGCTACCTTCTGGAGGACAACCTGTGGAGGGTGTCCTTCTGGTCCTGCCTCAACCTGCTTGTCATGCTCACCGTCGCAGTCACTCAAATTTACACACTGCGACGGCTCTTTGACGACACCAAGCGGTTCCGCTCGTAG
- the tnfsf14 gene encoding tumor necrosis factor ligand superfamily member 14 — protein MAEGGYPPVYTVDSGTPWPPVPPRLSKVRRRAGAAQTLLFLLVSVALCGMAIEACFIYRLYQHESGNSASSSKVIAGEDDNPPTTRPSVIILPSKPVAHLTDGQNVVHEKHIMAWSMDADPLLYEMDYKNGSLLIQKEGFYYVYSKVSFSDTDVFYHSVELKTKLYVGKSIPLLMSRKYSDKISNKMRSNSYLGGVFHLHKDDALFVKVSNSSKVRRYKSFENIFGAYMI, from the exons ATGGCCGAAGGTGGATATCCCCCTGTGTATACGGTGGACAGCGGTACACCTTGGCCTCCGGTGCCGCCCAGGCTGAGCAAGGTGCGACGGCGTGCCGGGGCAGCTCAGACCCTGCTCTTCCTGCTGGTGAGCGTGGCATTGTGCGGCATGGCCATAGAAGCCTGCTTCATCTACCGTCTCTACCAACATGAATCT GGCAACTCAGCATCATCCTCTAAGGTCATTGCAG GTGAAGATGACAATCCTCCAACAACCAGGCCCAGTGTCATCATTCTTCCTTCCAAACCAGTTGCACATCTGACAG ATGGACAAAATGTCgttcatgaaaaacacatcatggCGTGGAGCATGGACGCAGACCCTCTCCTCTATGAGATGGACTACAAAAATGGAAGTCTTTTAATCCAGAAGGAAGGTTTTTACTATGTCTATTCCAAGGTTTCCTTCTCGGACACCGACGTATTTTACCACTCTGTTGAACTGAAAACTAAACTGTACGTGGGGAAAAGTATTCCCCTTCTGATGTCCAGAAAATACTCCgataaaatatcaaacaaaatgCGATCCAACAGCTATCTGGGTGGAGTGTTTCACCTCCACAAAGATGATGCCCTTTTTGTGAAAGTGAGCAATAGCTCAAAAGTTAGGCGATACAAATCCTTTGAGAACATTTTTGGCGCATATATGATATAA